The Toxoplasma gondii ME49 chromosome XII, whole genome shotgun sequence genome includes a region encoding these proteins:
- a CDS encoding hypothetical protein (encoded by transcript TGME49_217360): MQDSGDGPAPQGGAGDFFSVLLQNHITGVKTPRSDRPARPRPTASSTPILSFCSLDSRSPCPSLASVSVRETLCLRKAAANAQGDTSPRETSVGSVDSCAGGRPEGDARPSAGGERGERNSSQIFPFLRGRAASLEILKRHKLEASADLRNKSLNTDVLTKGQTDGGEQREQRGEDERKREEGEREKQERRRDGKRVNLRRGGARRRICRGKSEGEVGGKLEARRHFHGGCRAHSATEGESVSSGGSNRGTSREDLHDFRSKEFSSRSLPCSIHRPLRRSVHRALLPEFTGRSGGQTVSRRSHRSVGGRSFSSHGETEVLTTGSTVRSVPSGRASFSAFENLRRSRVSRSSSASQASDCGVGDIPEKLFGRSPSRPAQAAFSRYSQLQASLRRRESPVSSRSAESSTRSAASEDWRSVSGRRRRKTRRPGKGLPVCSAASCASERLSGRTGRRGKAERWGVRTPGGSDWEQSTDSGGRLWGREAYSALPRKERLEKVWRQRTVPSNPALDLSDVFGPPKKAFSDDLASFASPFAPGASLASTLFAASPPFEALFPAAQRDGKRLQEERTLKKPVESAACVVASPVSQSTDAGLQWLQEALRASPQLLAALLHSYANKELLNSPQLPPAVSPCPSAPSVSPPCPSAPCVSVSLAHEEKVGEELLGSSRLQHPSAFSPPSISSSSCPSASSAAVQGAQAGQISSSVVDNARGASLSEPLVSSLFPPFPALRERPLLSASSPPLPPSAESHRATPGGDKGDTGDRNEAEKRCVAMLARCRGEVKELRERVSHLRAGVENNLCDMRQWVAIAAREVGQVSAAHSHASTDGDALAKANEEFEKERAEFALRQTQQEERLSLLQLQVYGLEEQLALAETAREKQETLVKQANLVAKEQAEKHREKVRSLLLEVAALKEEKEEREREESRRNNSHAESLELLERDAAQTRKENTRLQAQLKKVTAELEEVRREQEATRVRLRESEEALRDSREREEEERKKKESLLVERTQGAREEEKLIEDVQRLHNTLSDKEAIFTEMKTEAERVRQELDKERQLREVREEEKGELERELAEAKTREEEGKEAMENLQQELSRLQRNIEQIQGQREQESRRHAAEKDRLRKQIDELEQERQAMHADATARLEEHLKAEEKLRAEAQSLRTQQRKKTNVEEELLTTKAELQHLKDELKDLLAEEVGKRAALTEENGKQQKDLESKQQLVRSLLQQKSTLEVKLQEAQRRELSLQRDVRRGEEELVTLKQRLSDLQLDCEEQRLATQRSDKEVERLRVHAGKLEAAEKVRQEELVQGQTALTESLEKQEAAAKTAAKWKALYVSQQSAVQQLREQLLTLQKSLLRRGDAEDALLVLHFDDETPEAGLSVGDVETEHLHMETEFRRGMESDEKPELETGKGEKRGVREAAAKALELLLNAPVFQPSRGPRERSQTPAEGENEKAGAGADHREAFSKGVASQENREDSVSRPGSSAAARALERTVALEEAKSYRWSEDGFSSRLRQVCTRGDRICKGEATSSRAENYAFRERREQNGDSSRERGAGTSDAGTPRFGAREKAETRKQREREDSRDEREERKPREAVSRIGTSTASLPEPRVDTGSRQTTASSDAAESLFRGEESREQRGRRKEEREDGAQQGDLRVHRDLLQLKKQKGELEREEARHPLDLLQLKHGVQTLEAEMRVAEESLSRATCTCEIAFHDILAQSARYHSSAETLQKIESAGKDVHLLPSLRQTLRAYLRENGAGRSEDRAEARKRRRGRAGRLDGRDEPDGDHEPFDEEEKLKVVQWMNHLVEETERSCYILEGAHAARDAAARERQQLQRKLEALSSELREKRSYLRCVEAKAKHISDSVLSTGEREQACLDALGQQRRQARPLVSSPPGASYLADLLRKSPMCSRGPNNSQREQNRDEDHQERDEAGTREACGRRRVSENDKEPEKTFADLKVCPSPRRRSGSPRLGERMQSRAGDTASRGEVSRGGSRMSLKKERHAFDLEEDAKEAFVSPSVFSRLVSEHAAARTRQPDNRDGETANKRSATDTADALDYATWSDRDVHAQTGGCSFWVEWSEAKGDLDESGLP; encoded by the exons ATGCAGGACTCCGGAGACGGTCCCGCGCCTCAGGGGGGAGCGGGagactttttttctgtgctgCTTCAAAACCACATCACAGGCGTCAAGACGCCCCGATCAGATCGGCCTGCGCGGCCTCGACCTACGGCTTCGAGCACCCCTatcctttccttctgttctctcgacTCGCGCTCTCCAtgcccttctctcgcctcagTCTCCGTCCGCGAgaccctctgtctccgaaaGGCGGCCGCAAACGCCCAAGGAGACACCTCGCCGCGGGAGACCTCGGTGGGGTCGGTCGACTCTTGCGCCGGAGGGAGAccggaaggagacgcgaggccgagcgcaggaggcgagagaggcgaaaggaaCTCGTCTCAgatctttcctttccttcgaggaagagctgcttctctcgaaaTCCTCAAGAGACACAAACTCGAGGCAAGCGCCGACCTGCGGAATAAGTCTCTAAACACCGACGTCCTGACCAAGGGGCAGACCGACgggggagagcagagagaacagcgaggcgaagacgagagaaaacgtgaGGAGGGGGAGcgcgagaaacaggaaagaagaagagatggaaAGAGAGTAAATCTTCGACGTGgaggcgcgaggagacgaatCTGCAGAGGCaagagcgagggcgaggTTGGAGGGAAACTCGAGGCCAGGAGACACTTTCATGGGGGTTGCCGAGCGCATTCAGCgacggagggagagagcgtTTCTTCGGGCGGCTCGAATAGAGGAACGTCGCGGGAAGATCTCCACGACTTCCGCAGCAAGGAGTTCTCCTCACGCTCTTTGCCTTGTTCTATCCATCGTCCTCTCCGCCGCTCTGTCCATCGTGCTCTCCTGCCCGAGTTTACTGGTCGAAGTGGAGGACAGACtgtttctcgtcgctctcaCAGAAGCGTCGGAGggcgttccttctccagtcatggggagacagaggtgTTGACGACGGGGTCAACAGTCCGCTCTGTCCCTTCTGGTCGAGCctctttctcggctttcGAGAACCTCCGAAGAAGCCGCGTTTCGCGCTCCTCTTCGGCCTCACAGGCTTCGGACTGCGGTGTGGGCGACATCCCAGAGAAGCTCTTCGGCCGCAGCCCAAGTCGGCCAGCGCAGGCAGCTTTTTCGAGATATTCGCAGCTTCAGGCCTCGCTCCGGAGGCGcgagtctcctgtctcgtctcgAAGCGCGGAGAGCTCGACGcgctccgccgcctccgaagactggagaagcgtctcgggaagaagacgaagaaagacgaggagaccgGGGAAAGGTTTGCCGGTGTGTTCCGCTGCCTCCTGCGCCTCCGAAAGACTCTCAGGACGGACGGGCCGCCGGGGCAAAGCCGAAAGATGGGGTGTTCGTACACCCGGCGGGTCGGACTGGGAGCAGTCGACGGACTCGGGAGGTCGGTTGTGGGGGCGCGAAGCGTATTCGGCTCTTCCGCGAAAAGAACGACTCGAAAAAGTTTGGAGGCAAAGGACGGTGCCTTCGAACCCCGCGCTCGATCTATCGGACGTTTTCGGACCTCCAAAAAAGGCCTTCTCGGACGACCTTGCCTCCTTTGCGTCTCCCTTCGCTCCCGgagcttctctcgcctcgactctcttcgcagcctctcctcccttcgagGCTCTTTTCCCGGCGGCTCAGCGAGACGGAAAGCGCCTGCAGGAAGAGCGGACTCTAAAGAAACCTGTCGAGTCTGCAGCCTGTGTCGTCGCGTCGCCTGTGTCTCAAAGCACCGATGCCGGGCTGCAGTGGCTTCAAGAGGCCTTACGGGCATCTCCGCAGCTGCTCGCTGCCCTCCTTCACTCGTATGCAAACAAAGAACTCCTCAACAGTCCTCAGCTTCCtcccgccgtctctccttgtccctctgcgccctctgtctctcctccttgtcCCTCTGCTCcgtgcgtttctgtttcacTCGCTCACGAGGAGAAGGTCGGAGAAGAATTGCTTGGGTCGAGCCGTCTGCAGCAtccgtctgccttctctcccccgtcgatttcttcgtcttcctgtccttctgcgtcttcggcTGCAGTCCAGGGAGCGCAGGCAGGTCAGATCTCTTCGTCCGTCGTCGACAACGCAAGAggagcttctctctccgagcCACTGGTCTCTTCCCTGTTCCCTCCATTTCCTGCCCTCCGTGAACGCccgcttctgtctgcttcctcccctcctcttcctccctcggCTGAGAGCCACCGCGCGACTCcaggaggagacaagggagacacaggagacagaaacgaagcggAGAAGCGGTGTGTTGCCATGCTCGCTCGCTGTCGTGGAGAGGTGAAGGAGCTGAGAGAACGCGTTTCGCATTTGCGCGCAGGCGTGGAGAACAACTTGTGCGACATGAGGCAGTGGGTTGCCATCGCGGCCAGAGAAGTCGGCCAGGTCTCGGCGGCACACTCGCACGCGTCGACAGATGGAGACGCTCTCGCGAAAGCGAACGAGGAGTttgagaaggagagagctgAGTTTGCTCTGAGGCAGACGCAGCAAGAGGAAAgactttctctcctccagctGCAGGTGTACGGCCTCGAAGAGCAGCTCGCGCTCGCGGAGACGGCccgcgagaagcaggagacgctcGTCAAACAAGCGAACCTCGTCGCGAAAGAACAA GCGGAGAAACATCGAGAGAAAGTGCGAAGTCTCCTGCTGGAAGTGGCGGCtctgaaggaggagaaggaagagcgagagcgagaagagtcCCGCCGAAATAATTCGCATGCAGAATCTCTAGAGCTGCttgagagagacgccgcacagacgaggaaagagaacacCAGGCTGCAGGCGCAGCTGAAGAAAGTCACGGCTGAACTCGAGGAGGTCcgcagagagcaggaggcgacgcgagTGCGGTtgagggagagcgaggaagcactgagagacagccgagagagagaagaagaagagaggaagaagaaagaatcTCTGCTTGTCGAGAGGACCCAaggcgcgcgagaagaagagaaactcaTCGAAGATGTCCAGAGACTCCACAACACACTCAGTGACAAAGAAGCGATCTTCACAGAAATGAAGACCGAGGCCGAACGCGTCCGACAAGAACTCGACAA aGAGCGGCAGCTGAGAGAggtgcgagaagaagagaagggagagctcgagagagagttggcggaggcgaagacgcgagaagaagaagggaaggaggcgATGGAGAATTTGCAGCAGGAATTGTctcgcctgcagagaaacatTGAGCAGATTCAGGgccagagagaacaagaatcGCGGAGACACGCTGCAGAAAAGGATCGCCTGAGGAAGCAAATCGACGAACtggagcaggagagacaggcgatgcatgcggacgcgacagcgagactcgaggagcacttgaaggcggaagagaagctcCGCGCTGAGGCGCAAAGTCTCCGAActcagcagagaaagaaaacgaatgtTGAGGAGGAACTTCTCACCACGAAGGCGGAGCTTCAACACCTCAAAGATGAATTGAAa GATTTGCTGGCTGAGGAGGTGGGGAAGCGCGCCGCGTTGACGGAAGAGAAcgggaagcagcagaaggacTTGGAGAGCAAGCAGCAGTTGGTCCGTTCGCTTCTGCAGCAGAAATCGACTCTGGAAGTGAAGCTGCAGGAGGCGCAGCGCCGCGAGTTGAGTCTGCAGAGGGACGTCCgccggggagaagaagaactcgtCACGCTGAAGCAGCGACTGTCGGATTTGCAGCTCGACTGCGAAGAACAACGGCTGGCGACTCAACGGAGCGACAAGGAGGTCGAGCGCCtgagagtgcatgcaggcaagttggaggcggcggagaaggTCCGTCAAGAGGAACTTGTCCAGGGGCAAACCGCCTTGACAGAGTCCctggagaagcaagaggcCGCGGCGAAAACAGCTGCAAAGTGGAAGGCGCTCTACGTCTCTCAGCAGAGTGCAGTGCAGCAGCTACGGGAACAGCTTCTCACTCTGCAAAAGTCGCTCCTCAGACGCGGCGACGCTGAGGATGCGCTGCTCGTTTTGCACTTTGACGACGAGACGCCGGAAGCCGGACTTTCAGTCGGGGATGTGGAGACGGAGCACCTGCACATGGAGACGGAGTTTCGGCGCGGGATGGAGTCGGATGAGAAACCGGAGCTGGAGACtggaaaaggggagaagaggggagtGCGGGAAGCGGCTGCGAAGGCTCTCGAACTGTTGCTGAACGCCCCAGTTTTCCAGCCGAGTCGAGGACCCAGGGAGAGATCTCAGACGCCTgcggaaggcgagaacgagaaggcggGAGCCGGCGCAGACCATCGAGAGGCCTTTTCCAAGGGGGTGGCTAGccaggagaacagagaggactCTGTTTCGCGACCAGGGAGCTCGGCGGCTGCGCGCGCCCTCGAGAGAACTGTGGCTttggaagaagcgaagtcATACCGGTGGAGCGAAGATGGATTTTCATCTCGACTGCGCCAAGTTTGCACACGCGGCGACCGCATCTGCAAAGGGGAGGCGACTTCTTCGCGAGCAGAAAACTACGCCTTTCGAGAACGGCGCGagcagaacggagacagctcgcgagagagaggtgcTGGAACCAGCGACGCGGGGACGCCTCGTTTCGGCGCCCGAGAAaaggcggagacgaggaagcagcgcgagagagaagactccagagacgagagagaggagcgaaagCCGAGAGAAGCAGTGTCGAGAATCGGGACGTCCACAGCTTCGTTGCCGGAGCCCCGAGTCGACACGGGGAGTAGACAGACGACAGCGAGCAGCGATGCGGCTGAGTCGCTGTTTCGCGGCGAGGAGAGTCGAGAGCAGAGGGggcggagaaaggaagagcgcGAGGACGGCGCGCAGCAGGGAGACTTGCGAGTGCACAGAGACCTTCTTCaactgaagaaacagaaaggcgagttggagagagaggaggcgaggcatCCACTCGACCTTCTCCAACTGAAGCACGGCGTCCAGACACTCGAGGCCGAGATGCGCGTCGCCGAAGAAAGTCTGTCGCGCGCCACCTGCACCTGCGAGATCGCATTCCACGACATTCTCGCCCAGAGTGCGCGGTACCACTCCTCAGCGGAGACACTGCAAAAGATTGAGAGTGCAGGAAAAGACGTGCATCTCCTCCCGTCTCTGCGGCAGACCCTTCGGGCGTACCTGCGGGAGAACGGCGcaggacgcagcgaagaccgagcggaagcgaggaagcggcgACGAGGGCGAGCCGGAAGACTCGACGGACGCGACGAACCAGATGGCGACCACGAACCtttcgacgaagaagaaaaactcaaAGTGGTGCAATGGATGAATCACCTTGTCGAAGAAACTGAGAG GTCTTGTTACATTTTGGAGGGCGCTCATGCAGCTCGCGATGCCGCTGCTCGTGAGCGACAGCAACTCCAGAGGAAGTTGGAGGCGCTTTCCTCGGAACTGCGGGAGAAACGCTCGTATCTGCGCTGcgtggaagcgaaggcgaaacaTATTTCCGACTCTGTGTTGAGTAcgggagaacgagaacagGCGTGTCTGGACGCTCTCGGCCAGCAGCGCAGGCAGGCTCGACCCCTCGTCAGCAGTCCGCCGGGCGCATCCTACCTGGCTGACCTGTTGAGGAAGAGTCCGATGTGTTCTCGGGGTCCGAACAACTCGCAAAGAGAGCAAAACCGCGACGAGGACCATCAAGAGCGGGACGAGGCTGGAACTCGTGAAGCCTGTGGGCGGCGACGAGTCTCGGAGAATGACAAGGAACCAGAAAAAACGTTCGCAGACCTAAAAGTCTGTCCGTCGCCGAGAAGGCGTTCCGGGTCACCCCGGCTTggcgagcgcatgcagtctcggGCAGGAGACACAGCAAGCAGAGGAGAGGTGTCACGCGGAGGCTCGCGCATGTCtttgaaaaaagagagacatgcgTTTGACctggaggaagacgcaaaagAGGCTTTTGTCTCGCCTTCAGTGTTTAGCCGTCTCGTGTCGGAGCACGCAGCCGCCCGCACTCGCCAGCCAGACAACAGGGacggcgagacagcgaatAAACGTAGCGCGACAGACACCGCAGACGCGCTCGACTACGCGACATGGAGCGACCGAgacgtgcatgcgcaaacTGGAGGATGTTCCTTCTGGGTCGAGTGGTCTGAGGCCAAAGGCGACCTCGATGAATCTGGTCTTCCATAG
- a CDS encoding hypothetical protein (encoded by transcript TGME49_217370~Signal peptide predicted by SignalP 2.0 HMM (probability 0.998) with cleavage site probability 0.862 at residue 33~Predicted trans-membrane domain (TMHMM2.0):12-35:123-146), with product MWRSSAANPRERVVLLVALLISAAGSFFPSANAATENHLSRSRQDERAAAPELLKASLFNGAEAANSAERNKVQGLGHHGGFQNGASAAPVVVSYDAPSAKQSTMPRENKTVAKQNGALGFWKRVPGWAKVLGNSLAIAVLVSLAVKGKQVKRRCQTCLLKKRP from the coding sequence ATGTGGAGGTCCTCTGCTGCAAACCCAAGGGAGCGCGTGGTTCTCCTTGTGGCACTCCTTATTTCTGCTGCTGGCTCTTTTTTCCCGTCTGCCAATGCGGCCACTGAAAATCACCTATCTCGCAGCCGGCAAGATGAAAGGGCGGCGGCTCCAGAGTTGTTGAAAGCCTCTCTGTTTAATGGCGCTGAGGCAGCGAACAGTGCAGAAAGGAATAAGGTTCAAGGACTTGGTCACCATGGCGGTTTCCAAAACGGGGCGTCGGCAGCACCGGTTGTGGTGTCGTACGACGCGCCGTCTGCAAAACAGTCTACGATGCCCCGTGAAAATAAAACAGTGGCGAAACAAAACGGCGCCCTAGGTTTTTGGAAACGGGTTCCAGGTTGGGCAAAGGTGCTTGGAAACAGCCTCGCTATTGCCGTGTTGGTCAGTCTGGCCGTGAAAGGCAAACAAGTCAAGAGACGCTGCCAAACCTGCCTCCTCAAGAAGAGACCGTAG
- a CDS encoding hypothetical protein (encoded by transcript TGME49_217380), whose protein sequence is MATPHHPVNDGSVEPPNPNAGLLCGPSNATDYGKTESSLDQGQLSSAKATSFLGVSGGNGGNGANTDSSAAAAPLISSHMEEAIDLFLEEGKLLEDLDRVHVTEIYSTFKDQTNARPGCTTMGSSRVPIFSPFEGSTRAQSMSEGIPRRSRETVVGRDMDGYKEGSSISTASSRRTVVSPAALVVAGGSPGEARFMLPSSGVGAYNSISLTKVQPTADKQHVLLTALEWERFRRIVTNLLSTNIDLRSKLRSSQQQFRQLGYTESLEQTVARLKCEELQLRRAIATREACFAGNYSLRAKISACRTGLDGFQDPLQKYQSQLQSLRDLARVLGESVNQMKDRRKQMTATNESLMTVPQTVSVDSQQSGTRWICPQGCAGVLKEIRVAGGRCFVVTIHVRYPSHMESKRGIESSTPRSSTPTSCLDGSNKNSAKVPPMADTFREFDGASMKHRIGLCPSGEATGVVENCKQTASEFVFTGESPHAAASNCPKTLEDLHRYFWARELAEMISNKRAEVIIVVYDTMTSNVHIQTLNMREWPENITREFVHGIVLHISSNLHVQSICASERGQVPPADSSLPTTPEKGKSVGLTSKDAITLQYKKPVNSGGLRETVIQGHVDESFFEEMSEFLVYSGYHEISGVADLAKEPTYFFVCIYQHSERLLVARLFSPRSSQLLVLWIDVVHAKTEYMKLLESKGSAGKLSYYRKGPGAVVEAECKMEDENLLLSADLIRFIVSRLSYENGRLFLVHVTEKNDTRYSPHQSNLQSEGNLLPVALNSPSHSVEMDGQLKRMPPHCRQRVFEALSVAETTLRGHTTITFRHPQLVERVVDESGSSGRSSFVLVQSRVSLLPLEESVSFVVYDPATAWIAESSFHLLDGVVVVQSRQRTFLQKLSLTQTLLDQLFEELSASAVAGSKNMRTDRATLCQYGDGPPRSIADKSAAAEIQENDQTELQTYHDIGGGSSGAELFPTAGEGARKYIASDDKYREKDEAPVDQNARAVAALSRLQWMALLQEIYRDMKLTNNSLVLPGVTLGRVTAYL, encoded by the coding sequence ATGGCCACGCCACACCACCCCGTAAATGACGGCTCAGTTGAACCGCCTAACCCAAATGCCGGTTTGCTTTGTGGGCCTTCGAATGCCACAGACTATGGAAAAACCGAGAGCTCGCTTGATCAGGGCCAGCTTTCTTCGGCCAAAGCCACATCTTTCCTGGGAGTTTCTGGTGGGAATGGGGGAAACGGTGCAAACACTGACAGCAGCGCTGCAGCGGCGCCTCTGATTTCGTCTCATATGGAAGAAGCTATTGACCTTTTCTTAGAGGAGGGGAAGTTGCTCGAGGACCTCGATCGTGTACATGTCACAGAAATCTACAGTACATTTAAAGACCAGACAAACGCTCGACCAGGCTGCACCACTATGGGATCGAGCAGAGTTCCCATATTCTCTCCTTTTGAGGGTTCGACTCGTGCCCAAAGCATGAGTGAAGGAATCCCAAGACGATCAAGAGAGACCGTTGTCGGAAGAGATATGGATGGATACAAGGAGGGCAGCAGCATTTCTACAGCTTCAAGTAGGCGCACTGTGGTTTCCCCGGCGGCTCTGGTAGTTGCCGGGGGTTCACCAGGGGAGGCACGGTTTATGCTCCCTTCTTCTGGAGTAGGAGCATACAACAGCATTTCCTTGACGAAGGTGCAGCCTACGGCAGATAAACAACATGTGTTATTGACTGCGCTTGAGTGGGAGCGGTTCAGACGAATTGTGACCAATCTTCTCTCTACAAATATAGATCTTCGTTCCAAGTTGCGGTCTAGTCAACAACAGTTTCGGCAACTTGGCTACACAGAGAGTCTGGAACAGACCGTAGCCCGTCTGAAATGTGAAGAACTCCAGTTGCGGAGGGCTATCGCCACGCGTGAAGCCTGCTTTGCGGGCAATTACTCTCTTCGTGCAAAAATCTCAGCATGTCGGACAGGCCTAGATGGCTTCCAAGATCCTCTCCAGAAATACCAGTCACAGCTTCAAAGTTTACGCGACCTTGCGCGTGTTTTAGGAGAGTCTGTGAATCAGATGAAAGACAGACGGAAACAGATGACAGCTACGAACGAAAGCCTTATGACAGTCCCCCAAACCGTAAGTGTGGACTCACAACAGAGCGGCACACGATGGATTTGCCCGCAGGGATGCGCTGGGGTCCTGAAAGAAATTAGAGTGGCGGGAGGCAGGTGCTTCGTTGTTACCATTCATGTTCGCTACCCAAGCCATATGGAATCGAAAAGGGGCATTGAGTCGTCGACGCCCCGCAGCTCAACTCCTACATCTTGTCTCGATGGTTCAAATAAAAACTCGGCTAAAGTTCCACCCATGGCGGATACCTTCAGAGAGTTTGACGGAGCGTCCATGAAGCACAGAATTGGCCTCTGTCCCTCAGGAGAAGCCACTGGAGTGGTTGAAAATTGCAAGCAAACGGCGTCAGAGTTTGTTTTTACAGGAGAGTCGCCACATGCAGCTGCAAGCAACTGCCCTAAAACCCTGGAAGATCTTCATCGCTACTTTTGGGCTCGTGAACTTGCAGAGATGATCTCGAACAAAAGAGCGGAAGTTATCATCGTCGTTTATGACACCATGACATCTAACGTGCACATTCAGACGTTGAACATGCGAGAATGGCCCGAAAACATAACTCGAGAGTTTGTCCACGGCATAGTTCTACACATCTCATCGAATTTACACGTACAATCTATCTGCGCTTCGGAGAGAGGACAGGTACCTCCCGCAGACAGCTCATTGCCAACCACACCTGAAAAGGGGAAATCAGTGGGATTGACGTCAAAAGACGCGATCACACTGCAGTATAAGAAGCCTGTGAACTCCGGGGGCCTCAGGGAAACTGTTATTCAGGGTCATGTTGATGAGTCGTTCTTCGAAGAGATGAGTGAGTTTCTGGTGTATTCTGGATACCATGAGATTAGCGGCGTAGCCGACTTGGCAAAAGAGCCTACTTACTTTTTCGTGTGTATATATCAACATTCGGAAAGACTTCTTGTGGCTCGCTTGTTCAGCCCTCGGTCTTCCCAGCTGCTAGTCTTGTGGATTGATGTTGTCCATGCTAAAACAGAGTATATGAAGTTGCTTGAGTCCAAAGGCTCAGCTGGCAAGTTGTCGTATTATCGTAAAGGGCCAGGGGCTGTTGTCGAGGCAGAATGTAAAATGGAGGATGAGAATTTGCTCCTGAGTGCCGACCTCATTCGCTTTATTGTCTCTCGACTGAGCTACGAAAATGGCCGGCTGTTCCTTGTCCACGtcacggagaagaacgatACAAGGTACTCGCCTCACCAGAGTAATCTCCAGTCTGAGGGCAACCTCTTGCCCGTGGCCTTGAACTCTCCATCACACTCGGTAGAAATGGATGGTCAACTTAAAAGGATGCCGCCCCATTGCCGGCAGCGTGTTTTTGAAGCCCTCTCGGTTGCAGAAACAACACTGCGTGGCCATACCACTATAACCTTTCGGCACCCCCAACTAGTGGAACGTGTTGTGGATGAGTCAGGATCATCTGGACGATCCAGTTTTGTTCTTGTTCAGTCCCGTGTAAGCCTGCTTCCACTGGAAGAGAGCGTTTCGTTTGTTGTGTATGACCCAGCAACAGCCTGGATTGCCGAGAGCAGCTTTCACCTGTTGGATGGTGTCGTTGTAGTTCAGTCCCGCCAAAGAACGTTCCTCCAAAAGCTTAGCCTGACGCAAACTTTACTGGATCAGCTTTTTGAAGAACTCTCTGCATCAGCTGTTGCTGGTTCCAAAAACATGAGGACAGACCGGGCCACTCTGTGTCAATATGGTGACGGACCGCCTCGTAGCATTGCAGACAAGTCAGCGGCGGCAGAAATCCAAGAAAATGACCAGACAGAGTTACAGACGTATCATGACATCGGAGGGGGCAGTAGTGGAGCAGAGTTGTTTCCAACAGCTGGTGAAGGTGCACGAAAGTATATTGCGAGCGACGACAAgtacagagagaaggacgaggctCCAGTTGATCAAAACGCAAGAGCAGTTGCAGCTTTATCAAGATTGCAGTGGATGGCACTCCTGCAAGAAATATATCGTGACATGAAGTTAACAAATAACTCACTTGTGCTTCCGGGTGTTACTCTCGGTCGTGTAACCGCATACTTATGA